In Streptomyces sp. NBC_00683, the DNA window GGCGCTCATTCAGGGCGGCACATGCGGACTCAGGTACCGGCAAACCCCCATTCATGTCGGCGCTACCGGTAGACTGATGGACAATCCCGCTTCCATGCGGGAGTCGTCGATACAAGCCGAACGACGCAGCCGCTCCCGCCTGTCCGGAGAACGGCCTGTGCTGTGCCAGAAAGGGCGCTTCGTGGCCGATTCCGGCAACCCCAACGAGAACAACCCGTCCACAGCCGGTGCGCACGGCGAGGTCACCGCCTCGTACGACGCCAGCGCGATCACGGTCCTCGAGGGCCTGGACGCGGTCCGCAAGCGACCTGGTATGTACATCGGCTCGACCGGTGAGCGCGGTCTCCACCACCTCGTCCAAGAGGTCGTCGACAACTCTGTCGACGAGGCGATGGCCGGCCACGCGGACACGATCGACGTCACGATCCTCGCCGACGGCGGGGTGCGCGTGATCGACAACGGCCGAGGCATCCCGGTCGGCATCGTGCCGTCCGAAGGAAAGCCGGCCGTCGAGGTCGTGCTGACCGTCCTGCACGCGGGCGGCAAGTTCGGCGGCGGCGGTTACGCCGTCTCCGGCGGCCTGCACGGCGTCGGCGTCTCCGTCGTCAACGCCCTGTCCACACGGGTCGCCGTCGAGGTCAAGACGGACGGCTACCGCTGGACCCAGGACTACAAGCTCGGTGTCCCGACCGCCCCGCTGGCCAAGCACGAGGCCACCGATGAGTCCGGTACGTCGGTCACCTTCTGGGCCGACGGGGACATCTTCGAGACCACCGAGTACAGCTTCGAGACCCTCTCGCGCCGCTTCCAGGAGATGGCGTTCCTCAACAAGGGCCTCACCCTCAAGCTCACCGACGAGCGGGAGTCGGCGAAGGCGACGGCGGGCGCGGACAGCGCGGACGCGGTCGAGCCCGCCGAGGAGGAGGCCGCCCGCACGGTCACGTACCACTACGAAAACGGCATCGTCGATTTCGTGAAGTACCTGAACTCCCGCAAGGGCGACGTCATTCACCAGTCGGTGATCGACATCGAGGCCGAGGACAAGGAGCGACTCCTCTCGGCCGAGATCGCGATGCAGTGGAACACGCAGTACACGGAGGGGGTCTACTCCTTCGCCAACGCGATCCACACGCACGAGGGCGGTACGCACGAGGAGGGCTTCCGTGCGGCGCTGACCTCTCTGGTCAACCGGTACGCGCGCGACAAGAAGCTGCTGCGCGAGAAGGACGACAACCTCACGGGTGAGGACGTCCGCGAGGGCCTGACGGCGATCATCTCGGTGAAGCTGGGCGAGCCGCAGTTCGAGGGCCAGACGAAGACCAAGCTGGGCAACACGGAGGCCAAGACCTTCGTGCAGAAGGTCGTCCACGAGCAGTTGACGGACTGGTTCGACCGGAACCCCAACGAGGCCGCGGACATCATCCGCAAGGGCATCGCGGCGTCCACGGCGCGTGTCGCTGCCCGTAAGGCGCGTGACCTGACCCGCCGTAAGGGGCTGCTGGAGAGCGCCTCGCTGCCGGGCAAGCTGAGCGACTGCCAGTCGAACGACCCCACCAAGTGCGAGATCTTCATCGTCGAGGGTGACTCCGCCGGCGGCTCGGCGAAGTCGGGCCGTAATCCGATGTACCAGGCGATCCTGCCCATCCGGGGCAAGATCCTGAACGTCGAGAAGGCCAGGATCGACAAGATCCTGCAGAACACCGAGGTCCAGGCGCTGATCTCGGCCTTCGGTACCGGGGTCCACGAGGACTTCGACATCGAGAAGCTCCGCTATCACAAGATCATTCTGATGGCGGACGCCGACGTCGACGGCCAGCACATCAACACCCTGCTGCTGACGTTCCTGTTCCGGTTCATGCGGCCGCTGGTCGAGTCCGGGCACGTGTACCTCTCCCGTCCGCCGCTCTACAAGATCAAGTGGGGCCGGGACGACTTCGAGTACGCGTACTCCGACCGTGAGCGCGACGCCCTGGTGGAGCTCGGCAAGCAGAACGGCAAGCGGATCAAGGAAGACTCGATCCAGCGCTTCAAGGGTCTCGGCGAGATGAACGCCGAGGAGCTGCGCATCACGACGATGGACCAGGACCACCGGGTGCTCGGCCAGGTCACGCTGGACGACGCGGCGCAGGCCGACGACCTGTTCTCGGTGCTGATGGGTGAGGACGTCGAGGCGCGGCGCTCGTTCATCCAGCGCAACGCCAAGGACGTCCGCTTCCTCGACATCTGAGTCGGCCGTACAAGCAAGCCGCAGCTCGAAAGGACTTTGACCAGCAATGGCCGACGAGAACACCCCTGTGACACCCGAAGAGGAGCCCGCGATCGCGGGTGTGGGCATGCGTGTCGAGCCCGTGGGGCTCGAGACGGAGATGCAGCGCTCCTACCTCGACTACGCGATGTCCGTCATCGTGTCGCGTGCGCTGCCCGACGTGCGGGACGGTCTCAAGCCCGTCCACCGCCGGGTGCTGTACGCGATGTACGACGGCGGCTACCGGCCCGAGAAGGGCTTCTACAAGTGCGCCCGTGTCGTCGGTGACGTCATGGGTACGTACCACCCGCACGGCGACTCCTCGATCTACGACGCGCTCGTGCGACTGGCGCAGCACTGGTCGATGCGCATGCCGCTGGTGGACTCCAACGGCAACTTCGGTTCTCCGGGCAACGACCCGGCCGCGGCGATGCGGTACACCGAGTGCAAGATGATGCCGCTGTCCATGGAGATGGTCCGGGACATCGACGAGGAGACCGTCGATTTCAAGGACAACTACGACGGCCGCAACCAGGAGCCGGTGGTTCTCCCGGCGCGCTTCCCGAACCTGCTGATCAACGGTTCGGCGGGCATCGCGGTCGGTATGGCCACCAACATCCCGCCGCACAACCTCCGCGAGGTCGCGGCCGGTGCGCAGTGGTACCTGGAGCACCCGGAGGCTTCGCACGAGGAGCTCCTGGACGCGCTGCTCGAGCGCATCAAGGGCCCGGACTTCCCCACGGGTGCGCTCGTCGTGGGCCGCAAGGGCATCGAGGACGCGTACCGCACGGGCCGCGGCTCCATCACGATGCGTGCGGTCGTGGCGGTCGAGGAGATCCAGGGGCGTCAGTGCCTGGTGGTCACGGAGCTTCCGTACCAGACCAACCCCGACAACCTCGCGCAGAAGATCGCCGACCTGGTGAAGGACGGCAAGGTCGGCGGCATCGCGGACGTCCGTGACGAGACGTCCTCGCGCACCGGCCAGCGCCTGGTGGTCGTGCTGAAGCGTGACGCGGTCGCCAAGGTCGTGCTGAACAACCTGTACAAGCACACCGATCTGCAGACGAACTTCGGCGCGAACATGCTGGCGCTCGTCGACGGGGTGCCGCGCACGCTGTCGATCGACGCGTTCATCCGGCACTGGGTGACGCACCAGATCGAGGTCATCGTCCGGCGTACGAAGTTCCGTCTGCGCAAGGCGGAGGAGCGGGCGCACATCCTGCGCGGTCTGCTCAAGGCGCTGGACGCGATCGACGAGGTCATCGCACTCATCCGTCGCAGCAACACGGTGGAGATCGCACGCGAGGGCCTGATGGGCCTGCTGGAGATCGACGAGATCCAGGCGAACGCGATCCTGGAGATGCAGCTGCGCCGGCTGGCCGCGCTGGAGCACCAGAAGATCACCGCCGAGCACGACGAGCTCCAGGCGAAGATCAACGAGTACAACGCGATCCTGGTGTCGCCCGAGCGGCAGCGTCAGATCGTCAGCGAGGAGCTGGCGGCGATCGTCGAGAAGTTCGGCGACGACCGGCGTTCCAAGCTGGTGCCCTTCGACGGTGACATGTCCATCGAGGACCTGATCGCCGAGGAGGACATCGTCGTCACGATCTCCCGCGGCGGCTACGTGAAGCGCACGAAGACGGACGACTACCGTTCGCAGAAGCGCGGCGGCAAGGGCGTGCGCGG includes these proteins:
- the gyrB gene encoding DNA topoisomerase (ATP-hydrolyzing) subunit B produces the protein MLCQKGRFVADSGNPNENNPSTAGAHGEVTASYDASAITVLEGLDAVRKRPGMYIGSTGERGLHHLVQEVVDNSVDEAMAGHADTIDVTILADGGVRVIDNGRGIPVGIVPSEGKPAVEVVLTVLHAGGKFGGGGYAVSGGLHGVGVSVVNALSTRVAVEVKTDGYRWTQDYKLGVPTAPLAKHEATDESGTSVTFWADGDIFETTEYSFETLSRRFQEMAFLNKGLTLKLTDERESAKATAGADSADAVEPAEEEAARTVTYHYENGIVDFVKYLNSRKGDVIHQSVIDIEAEDKERLLSAEIAMQWNTQYTEGVYSFANAIHTHEGGTHEEGFRAALTSLVNRYARDKKLLREKDDNLTGEDVREGLTAIISVKLGEPQFEGQTKTKLGNTEAKTFVQKVVHEQLTDWFDRNPNEAADIIRKGIAASTARVAARKARDLTRRKGLLESASLPGKLSDCQSNDPTKCEIFIVEGDSAGGSAKSGRNPMYQAILPIRGKILNVEKARIDKILQNTEVQALISAFGTGVHEDFDIEKLRYHKIILMADADVDGQHINTLLLTFLFRFMRPLVESGHVYLSRPPLYKIKWGRDDFEYAYSDRERDALVELGKQNGKRIKEDSIQRFKGLGEMNAEELRITTMDQDHRVLGQVTLDDAAQADDLFSVLMGEDVEARRSFIQRNAKDVRFLDI
- the gyrA gene encoding DNA gyrase subunit A; amino-acid sequence: MADENTPVTPEEEPAIAGVGMRVEPVGLETEMQRSYLDYAMSVIVSRALPDVRDGLKPVHRRVLYAMYDGGYRPEKGFYKCARVVGDVMGTYHPHGDSSIYDALVRLAQHWSMRMPLVDSNGNFGSPGNDPAAAMRYTECKMMPLSMEMVRDIDEETVDFKDNYDGRNQEPVVLPARFPNLLINGSAGIAVGMATNIPPHNLREVAAGAQWYLEHPEASHEELLDALLERIKGPDFPTGALVVGRKGIEDAYRTGRGSITMRAVVAVEEIQGRQCLVVTELPYQTNPDNLAQKIADLVKDGKVGGIADVRDETSSRTGQRLVVVLKRDAVAKVVLNNLYKHTDLQTNFGANMLALVDGVPRTLSIDAFIRHWVTHQIEVIVRRTKFRLRKAEERAHILRGLLKALDAIDEVIALIRRSNTVEIAREGLMGLLEIDEIQANAILEMQLRRLAALEHQKITAEHDELQAKINEYNAILVSPERQRQIVSEELAAIVEKFGDDRRSKLVPFDGDMSIEDLIAEEDIVVTISRGGYVKRTKTDDYRSQKRGGKGVRGTKLKEDDIVDHFFVSTTHHWLLFFTNKGRVYRAKAYELPDAGRDARGQHVANLLAFQPDEQIAQILAIRDYDAAPYLILATKGGLVKKTSLKDYDSPRSGGVIAINLRETESGADDELIGAELVSAEDDLLLISRKAQSIRFTATDDALRPMGRATSGVKGMSFRAGDELLSMNVVRPGTFVFTATDGGYAKRTAVDEYRVQGRGGLGIKAAKIVEDRGSLVGALVVEETDEILAITLGGGVIRTRVNEVRETGRDTMGVQLINLGKRDAVVGIARNAEAGREAEEVDGTDEAEGNTVEAHAESVVEGTVEGTEPSAGEHEE